One Anguilla rostrata isolate EN2019 chromosome 15, ASM1855537v3, whole genome shotgun sequence genomic window carries:
- the ercc5 gene encoding DNA excision repair protein ERCC-5 homolog — MGVHGLWKLLESTGKPINPETLEGKVLAVDISIWLNQAVKGVRDRDGNSVQNAHLLTLFHRLCKLLFFRIKPVFVFDGDTPFLKRETVAKRRQRKEEVNRESKETTEKYLKTFLKRQAIKAALGEKSQEKFPSISSVRREEVDDMYVLPALEERERNSSDEEMEKEWEQSTQNQIMWQDHMLENPNSMDIDSEEFAVLPAEIKHEILKDMKEFSKRRRTMIEKPPEMSKEFSQYQLAGLLRRNQLNNRIETVEKEMNQKSSAGVMEEYREEDGQERSVEARRLVSEDSSHYILIKGSKKSEKPAETRPAVPAWPSSSRGARGRPEPLWRPISEDSPEEEPPSPPAAGPPSPRTLQAIQAAMMSSGSDEEGGAGGQGADSRRGAGELSPRTLLAIQRALTEDQPAPGTLPDQQSAEPHQHAPLLRECVTISSSEDEEGEPSEERKEAFSTNMLSQKTGLAEGPRPGERAGLSEGAGLEERAGYGKGGVLDSRLNNERHLHLAPQDIHDSESSDSSHPDTSQEEQASVSSTHAQPLNGSRSWEKPHPSANILCPPHDQEVATMTGSTQVQRRLKAVTPFLAQIPEESSLEEGEEKRDKEERAGQSMEKVESEESDSEESFIEVPQGEGEEEVGPDDEPLKMEEHDVRSAGREEAEETESLKESPSSRPETEQEVQQLQDAPATPASSEWAHIDPGELAQLESSLQSQQSSLRAQKQQQERVAATVTGQMCAESQELLKLFGVPFLVAPMEAEAQCAELDLTDHTHGTITDDSDIWLFGGRHVYKNFFSHSKYVEHYEFSDLQTQLGLDRTKLINLAYLLGSDYAEGLAGVGYVTGMEILNEFPGPGLEPLISLYDWWKEAQENKKLSANPRDTKVKKKLRNLQLHPGFPNPVVAQAYLQPAVDQSGAAFTWGQPHLEDIKEFCQSRFGWSSRKTEEVLQPVLKQLNAQQTQLRIDSFFRLEQQDRQAIRSQRLRRAVTCLKRKEHGQEEEEEEQEESCSPAKTKRGKTVEEAPADAGRPAAWAGGFLGSGDAALFPGEEQEGSDEDTEQKSAPCGAPPKLSPPRPAHSNSSSSSTGDDSDPGDRVTMVTARPVFQSKGRGRQRKNKRKQ, encoded by the exons ATGGGAGTGCACGGACTGTGGAAGTTGCTGGAAAGCACGGGGAAGCCGATCAATCCAGAGACGCTGGAGGGAAAGGTTCTCGCTGTCG ACATCAGTATATGGCTGAATCAGGCCGTGAAGGGAGTAAGGGATCGTGATGGCAACAGTGTCCAGAATGCTCACCTCCTCACACTCTTTCACCGCCTCTGCAAGCTGCTCTTCTTCCGCATCAAACCCGTATTCGTCTTCGATGGCGACACGCCGTTCCTCAAGAGAGAGACTGTG GCCAAACGGAgacagaggaaagaggaggTGAACAGGGAGTCCAAGGAGACCACTGAGAAATACCTCAAGACCTTCCTGAAAAGACAAGCGATTAAAGCTGCACTGGGTGAGAAGAG TCAAGAGAAGTTCCCGAGCATTTCCAGTGTGAGAAGAGAGGAAGTTGACGATATGTATGTGTTGCCTGCtctggaagagagggagaggaacag CTCTGAtgaggagatggagaaagaatGGGAGCAGTCCACGCAGAACCAAATAATGTGgcag GACCACATGTTGGAGAATCCAAACTCCATGGACATCGACTCAGAGGAATTCGCCGTCTTACCTGCAGAGATAAAACATGAGATCCTGAAGGACATGAAGGAGTTCAGCAAGAGACGCCGTACCATGATTGAGAAACCCCCAGAg ATGTCCAAGGAATTCTCCCAGTACCAGCTGGCAGGTCTCCTCCGTCGGAACCAGCTGAACAACCGCATCGAGACCGTGGAGAAGGAGATGAACCAGAAGAGCTCTGCTGGAGTGATGGAGGAGTACAGGGAGGAGGACGGGCAGGAGCGTAGCGTGGAGGCCCGCCGCCTCGTGTCAGAGGACTCCTCCCACTACATCCTCATCAAAG GGTCTAAGAAGAGTGAGAAGCCAGCAGAGACGCGGCCGGCTGTGCCAGCCTGGCCCAGCAGCTCCAGGGGGGCGCGGGGCAGACCGGAGCCTCTCTGGCGCCCCATATCTGAGGACAGCCCTGAGGAGGAGCCTCCCTCGCCCCCGGCTGCAggacccccttcccccaggaCCCTGCAGGCCATCCAGGCGGCCATGATGAGCAGCGGCTCGGATgaagagggcggggctgggggccaGGGGGCGGACAGCcggcggggggcgggagagCTCTCGCCTCGAACCCTGCTCGCCATACAGCGAGCCCTGACTGAGGACCAGCCTGCCCCCGGGACCCTGCCAGACCAGCAGTCTGCAGAGCCCCACCAACACGCCCCTCTGCTCAGAGAGTGTGTTACTATCAGCAGCTCTGAGGACGAGGAGGGAGAGCCCAGcgaagagaggaaggaggccTTCAGCACAAACATGCTGTCTCAGAAGACAGGACTGGCGGAGGGGCCAAGACccggggagagggcggggctgagtGAGGGGGCAGGATTGGAGGAGAGGGCAGGATACGGGAAGGGGGGAGTACTGGACAGCAGGTTGAACAACGAGCGGCATTTGCATCTTGCCCCCCAGGACATCCACGATTCGGAGTCCTCTGATTCCAGCCATCCAGACACCTCCCAAGAAGAACAGGCGTCAGTGTcatccacacatgcacagccaCTGAATGGAAGCCGCAGCTGGGAGAAACCACACCCTTCAGCCAACATCCTCTGCCCACCCCATGACCAGGAAGTGGCCACCATGACAGGAAGTACACAGGTGCAACGACGGCTGAAGGCTGTCACTCCCTTCCTGGCACAGATACCTGAGGAGAGCTCtctggaagagggggaggagaagagggacaaagaggagagggcggggcagagcATGGAGAAGGTGGAGAGTGAGGAGAGTGACTCAGAAG agAGTTTCATCGAGGTGCCCCAGGGGGAGGGTGAAGAGGAGGTGGGGCCAGATGATGAGCCGCTAAAGATGGAGGAACACGACGTCAGGTCTGCTGGGcgggaggaggcagaggagacGGAATCCCTGAAGGAGTCCCCGAGTTCTAGACCCGAGACAGAGCAGGAagtccagcagctgcaggatgcTCCTGCAACCCCTGCATCCAGCGAGTGGGCCCACATAGATCCG GGGGAGCTGGCGCAGCTGGAGAGCTCCCTGCAGTCGCAGCAGAGCAGCCTGCGGgcgcagaagcagcagcaggagcgcgTCGCTGCCACCGTCACGGGACAGATGTGTGCGGAGAGCCAG gagctgctgaagCTCTTTGGGGTGCCCTTCCTGGTGGCTCCGATGGAGGCGGAGGCGCAGTGCGCCGAGCTGGACCTGACGGACCACACCCACGGCACCATCACCGACGACAGCGACATCTGGCTGTTCGGCGGCCGGCACGTCTACAAAAACTTCTTCAGCCACAGCAAATACGTGGAGCACTACGAGTTCTCTGACCTTCAGACCCAACTAG GGCTGGACCGCACTAAGCTCATTAACCTGGCGTACCTGCTGGGCAGTGACTACGCAGAGGGCCTCGCGGGTGTGGGCTACGTAACGGGCATGGAGATCCTGAATGAGTTTCCAGGACCAGGCCTCGAGCCTCTGATCAGCTTATA TGATTGGTGGAAAGAAGCCCAGGAGAACAAGAAGCTGTCTGCAAATCCCCGGGACACCAAGGTGAAGAAGAAGCTGAGGAATCTCCAGCTTCACCCCGGCTTCCCCAATCCTGTGGTCGCCCAGGCATACCTGCAGCCCGCCGTGGACCAATCAGGCGCCGCCTTCACCTGGGGACAGCCCCACCTGGAGGACATCAAGGA GTTCTGCCAGAGCCGCTTCGGCTGGAGCAGCAGGAAGACGGAGGAGGTCCTTCAGCCCGTCCTGAAGCAGCTCAACGCCCAGCAG ACGCAGCTGAGGATCGACTCCTTCTTCCGGCTGGAGCAGCAGGACCGCCAGGCCATCCGGAGCCAGCGGCTGCGCAGAGCCGTCACCTGCCTGAAGAGGAAGGAGCacgggcaggaggaggaggaggaggagcaggaggagagctgCTCCCCAGCTAAGACCAAGAGGGGGAAGACAGTGGAGGAGGCGCCGGCTGACGCTGGGAGGCCGGCGGCATGGGCTGGGGGGTTCCTGGGCTCAGGAGACGCCGCCCTCTTTCcgggggaggagcaggagggcagCGATGAGGACACGGAGCAGAAGAGCGCCCCCTGCGGGGCGCCGCCCAAACTCAGCCCTCCGAGGCCTGcacacagcaacagcagtagcagcagcaccgGGGACGACAGTGACCCTGGCGACAGGGTCACCATGGTTACCGCGCGCCCTGTGTTCCAGAGCAAAGGGAGGGGAAGGCAGCGGAAGAACAAGAGGAAGCAGTGA
- the mettl21e gene encoding methyltransferase like 21e, with product MGALREYLLSTLYLQSGLLVIAEAALTPSVPSACACAHNCLSQQLRSGAAAAAGVELAEAIMRRRFFPSLITTEAWEGFTFADLEIRIKESTDCYGAMLWPSALVLCHFLDTNQDEYNLTDKNVIELGAGTGLVTTVASLLGAKVTSTDLPDVLGNLQYNVSRNTRGRCKHTPQVTKLIWGQDLEERFPRASCHFDYILAADVVYAHPYLNELMDTFEHLCQDQTVILWAMRFRLDPENSFVERFQQHFHLELIYDLPSLSIKLYRANRKGRSFKTSSGAAA from the exons ATGGGCGCCCTGAGGGAGTATCTGTTGAGTACACTCTATTTACAGAGCGGGCTCCTGGTAATAGCCGAAGCTGCATTAACCCCTTCGGTGCCGTctgcttgtgcatgtgcgcataATTGCCTCTCGCAACAATTACGGTCTGGAGCAGCTGCGGCTGCGGGGGTGGAGCTGGCGGAAGCCATAATGCGGCGGCgcttcttcccctccctcatCACCACGGAGGCGTGGGAGGGCTTCACCTTCGCCGACCTCGAGATCCGCATCAAGGAGTCCACCGACTGCTACGGAGCCATGCTGTGGCCCTCG GCTCTGGTGCTCTGTCACTTCCTGGACACAAACCAAGATGAATACAACTTAACTGACAAGAATGTCATTGAGCTGGGTGccggaactggacttgtaaccacTGTGGCCAGCCTGCTGG GGGCAAAGGTCACTTCCACTGACCTCCCAGATGTACTGGGGAACCTTCAGTACAACGTCAGCCGTAACACTAGGGGGCGCTGCAAGCACACGCCGCAGGTGACTAAGCTCATCTGGGGACAGGACCTGGAGGAGCGGTTCCCCCGCGCTTCCTGTCACTTTGACTACATCCTGGCGGCGGATGTGGTGTATGCGCACCCTTATCTCAACGAGCTGATGGACACGTTCGAGCACCTGTGCCAGGACCAGACGGTGATTCTGTGGGCAATGCGATTTCGCCTGGATCCCGAGAACAGCTTTGTGGAGCGCTTCCAGCAACACTTCCACTTGGAGCTCATCTATGACTTGCCCAGCCTCAGCATAAAGCTGTATCGAGCcaacaggaaggggaggagctttAAGACCAGCTCAGGTGCTGCTGCCTGA